A section of the Candidatus Thermodiscus eudorianus genome encodes:
- a CDS encoding ACT domain-containing protein, which produces MSGNAAELVRERITRDPCLSDCLARGIVNISELARQIAREIRETRRVEVNPAAAKIALHRLAKKLKGTMRSRVEEVLSKSTIIIHDSVTILTFPGHLMPKALSVTSQVAENARFIQVTQGFKQVTLVVSSEDVDYIVSRIGKPLERIDEQTAVVMVSPEDIITTPGVIAYITSYLAGNGVNITQIISCYVDTIIVVDSRDALKTYNLLRNLVYTTPESNV; this is translated from the coding sequence TTGAGTGGAAACGCGGCCGAGCTAGTCCGGGAGAGGATAACGAGGGACCCCTGTCTAAGCGATTGCCTGGCAAGGGGGATAGTGAACATCAGCGAGCTGGCGAGGCAAATCGCCAGAGAGATCCGCGAGACCCGGAGGGTAGAGGTAAACCCGGCCGCCGCAAAGATAGCGCTTCACAGGCTAGCCAAGAAGCTCAAAGGCACTATGAGGAGTAGAGTCGAAGAAGTCCTCTCCAAGTCCACCATAATAATACACGACTCCGTAACAATACTAACCTTCCCCGGACACCTAATGCCAAAAGCCCTCTCGGTAACCTCCCAGGTCGCAGAGAATGCGCGCTTCATACAGGTGACACAGGGCTTCAAGCAGGTGACACTAGTAGTATCGTCTGAAGACGTCGACTACATAGTGTCTAGGATAGGCAAGCCCCTGGAGAGGATAGACGAGCAGACCGCGGTGGTCATGGTCAGCCCCGAGGACATAATCACCACGCCCGGAGTAATCGCGTACATAACCAGCTACCTTGCCGGGAACGGGGTCAATATAACCCAGATAATATCATGCTACGTGGACACGATAATAGTGGTGGACTCGCGAGACGCGCTGAAAACCTACAACCTCCTAAGAAACTTAGTATACACCACGCCGGAGTCAAATGTTTGA